From Actinomyces slackii, a single genomic window includes:
- a CDS encoding FAD-dependent monooxygenase, which translates to MALEFHYNDYSASDPRMCQQPSEPLMREMPKETDVIIVGAGPAGMIAAAQLSYFPTVSTLVVEKSHEPLKYGRAEGIQKRTVETFQAFGFADQLVQESYQMTGMNFWRPDPDDETRIVRAAVTEDDPRNLSEFPHLISNQPRVLAYFQQYMQNAPRPTSPYYGVKFLRLEHSEQTDFPIRAHFATEDGEAEKVVYAKYLIGADGAHSSVRASIGRELQGNQANRAWGVLAALADTDFPDIRMKCAIQSKSSGSLLLIPREGGYLFRMYVDLGDVTAENQDRIRATSADESIAKINRILAPYSIDVKHVAWHSVYEVAHRITDSFDACVGGSKTPNVFIAGDACHTHSAKAGQGMNVSLQDGFNIGWKIGYVASGIASSSILNTYNSERMEVAQNLIDFDREWYGLFAKKVDELHTPEALEEYYVKTAEFPAGFMTMYSRSMLTASQTHQSIATGYPIGKRFKSHEVVRVCDMNTVHLGHQATADGRWRLYVFADRPNGRGHNDRLGKFADWLSVSSRSPLNTYKSQTSYDDDALFDVHVVYPQNHRELNLPDVPQVFKPRVGKYRLSNLNKVYACSTSFDVFSEACVSDEGAIVVVRPDQYVGAVLPLGDPETLADYLKPIFGQASS; encoded by the coding sequence ATGGCACTAGAATTTCACTACAACGATTATTCCGCTAGCGATCCTAGGATGTGCCAGCAGCCAAGCGAACCGCTCATGCGAGAGATGCCAAAAGAGACGGACGTTATCATTGTAGGTGCTGGCCCTGCAGGAATGATTGCCGCTGCTCAGTTGTCCTACTTCCCTACGGTCTCAACACTTGTTGTAGAGAAAAGCCATGAGCCGCTTAAATATGGGCGTGCGGAAGGAATCCAGAAACGAACTGTAGAGACCTTTCAAGCGTTTGGATTCGCGGATCAACTTGTACAAGAATCCTATCAGATGACAGGAATGAATTTCTGGCGGCCGGACCCTGACGATGAGACAAGAATTGTGCGCGCCGCGGTCACTGAAGATGATCCAAGAAATCTCAGCGAATTTCCACATCTTATTTCGAACCAGCCAAGAGTACTTGCGTACTTCCAACAATACATGCAAAACGCGCCAAGACCCACATCTCCTTACTACGGAGTCAAATTTCTGAGGCTCGAGCATTCAGAACAAACTGATTTTCCTATCAGGGCTCATTTCGCAACTGAAGACGGCGAAGCTGAAAAGGTAGTCTATGCCAAATATCTGATAGGTGCGGACGGGGCACACTCATCAGTGCGGGCATCGATAGGCCGCGAACTCCAAGGGAATCAGGCCAATAGGGCTTGGGGAGTGCTCGCCGCTCTGGCTGACACAGACTTCCCTGACATCAGGATGAAATGTGCCATCCAGTCCAAATCCAGTGGAAGTCTCCTACTGATTCCACGAGAGGGTGGATATCTTTTCCGGATGTACGTTGATTTGGGCGATGTCACCGCAGAAAATCAGGACAGAATTAGGGCTACATCCGCTGACGAGAGCATTGCTAAAATTAATAGGATCCTAGCTCCTTATTCCATTGACGTGAAGCATGTGGCCTGGCACAGCGTCTATGAGGTGGCGCATCGAATTACCGACTCATTTGATGCTTGTGTCGGAGGGAGTAAAACACCTAACGTGTTCATTGCGGGAGACGCATGTCACACGCACTCAGCAAAAGCGGGGCAGGGAATGAACGTTTCGCTTCAAGACGGATTCAATATCGGATGGAAAATCGGGTATGTAGCATCCGGAATTGCGTCTAGTAGCATCCTAAACACCTACAACAGCGAACGTATGGAGGTTGCGCAGAATCTCATTGACTTTGATCGTGAATGGTATGGGCTTTTCGCAAAGAAAGTGGACGAGTTGCACACTCCTGAGGCACTCGAAGAGTACTACGTCAAGACAGCTGAGTTTCCCGCAGGATTCATGACAATGTACTCCCGGTCTATGCTGACGGCCAGCCAAACGCATCAATCAATCGCAACAGGGTACCCGATTGGAAAGCGGTTCAAGTCTCATGAGGTAGTAAGAGTGTGTGACATGAACACAGTTCATCTTGGACACCAGGCCACTGCGGATGGCCGCTGGCGTCTGTATGTGTTTGCTGATCGCCCTAACGGAAGGGGCCACAACGACAGGCTCGGTAAATTTGCGGATTGGCTAAGCGTTTCTTCAAGGTCGCCTTTGAACACATACAAGTCACAGACGTCCTATGACGATGATGCGCTTTTTGATGTGCACGTTGTTTACCCCCAGAATCATCGTGAACTGAACTTGCCGGACGTTCCTCAAGTATTTAAGCCTCGTGTTGGCAAGTATCGTCTGTCCAATCTCAATAAGGTGTACGCTTGCTCAACAAGTTTTGATGTGTTTAGCGAGGCTTGCGTTTCGGACGAGGGGGCCATTGTCGTAGTGAGGCCAGACCAGTATGTTGGGGCAGTTTTGCCCCTTGGTGATCCTGAGACACTAGCTGACTATCTGAAGCCAATTTTCGGCCAGGCTTCTAGTTGA
- a CDS encoding MFS transporter, with amino-acid sequence MNSTTASSRLLIPLTIATFVVGTDTFIIAGLLSNISKDLGVPPTSAAQLVTVFSAVFAISAPVLGALTAGWRRDTTLTFGLAVFIVGNILTAIAPTFAVALLSRIVAAAGASFITPSASAITIATIPKERQGRALALVMGGLTTATAIGVPLGLVIGALNWRYTLWSLVVLGTISLVLIRSKVQPVMLPAASLKDRLRPLSNLRILAVVATTILVVGASMQLFTYAQIVSGASGKLLIVSLALFGVFNLIGNFTAGKIIDVRGPLICVLICIIGLIGSLATAEFGFAAHLTPLVLAINGFFVGMFTVPQQARIVKLDPNSAPLLLGLLSSAVYVGFAVASSVGKFIIDGIGEQYVGWLAATLLVIPLVLTLTGRKA; translated from the coding sequence ATGAACTCAACTACCGCATCTTCCAGACTGTTAATCCCATTAACGATCGCTACGTTTGTCGTTGGAACTGACACCTTCATCATCGCCGGACTCTTGAGTAACATTTCTAAGGATCTTGGTGTACCTCCGACTTCTGCAGCTCAATTGGTCACAGTCTTCAGTGCAGTGTTTGCCATTAGTGCGCCCGTTCTAGGTGCACTGACCGCTGGGTGGCGACGTGATACTACATTGACTTTCGGTCTGGCTGTCTTCATTGTTGGCAATATTTTAACGGCAATTGCTCCTACGTTCGCTGTTGCATTACTGTCTCGCATTGTTGCGGCTGCAGGTGCAAGTTTCATTACCCCTTCAGCGTCTGCGATTACTATCGCTACAATCCCGAAGGAGCGTCAAGGGCGGGCCCTGGCTCTTGTTATGGGTGGATTGACTACCGCGACTGCTATCGGAGTTCCGCTTGGTCTCGTGATTGGAGCTCTCAACTGGCGCTATACCCTCTGGTCGCTAGTGGTGCTTGGTACTATCTCTCTTGTTCTTATTCGTTCTAAAGTTCAGCCTGTTATGCTTCCTGCTGCCTCACTCAAAGATCGTTTACGCCCACTTTCCAACCTACGCATTCTTGCGGTTGTCGCAACAACTATCCTTGTAGTTGGTGCGAGCATGCAGCTTTTTACTTATGCACAGATTGTGTCTGGCGCGTCTGGAAAACTCCTTATTGTTTCTCTTGCTCTATTCGGTGTGTTCAATCTCATCGGTAACTTTACTGCAGGTAAGATCATCGATGTTCGCGGTCCCCTTATTTGCGTTCTAATCTGCATCATTGGACTTATCGGAAGTCTTGCAACCGCTGAATTTGGGTTCGCCGCGCACCTCACACCTCTTGTTCTTGCTATTAATGGGTTCTTTGTGGGCATGTTTACTGTCCCTCAGCAAGCACGTATTGTGAAGCTTGACCCAAACTCTGCTCCGCTTCTGCTAGGCTTGCTTTCGTCGGCAGTATATGTTGGTTTTGCTGTGGCAAGTTCAGTAGGTAAATTCATCATTGATGGCATTGGTGAGCAGTATGTAGGTTGGTTAGCGGCGACACTCCTTGTGATCCCTCTTGTCCTTACATTGACCGGGCGTAAAGCATGA
- a CDS encoding proteasome accessory factor PafA2 family protein → MITVRRIMGVETEYALVDRDDLTADPDGLARRLLFAYARHAAAQGQPASQHVPADTGRVLLEGAGCRFDYSGELPTRDARDGADHELPAEARTEEEAGAVLTGTALTSADLTGSASARPSLAGSPTRWIRRVNAFESHYYRGSASHAVNGARLYVDHTHPEYSSPEVIGPRQAALYDMAGDLLMHRAEAALSQERGSRIQVIKNNTDGRGSAWGAHENYAVDREVDWELLTAVLLPFLATRQVIGGSGRIGLGPESQAPGFQIFQRADYVEQEISLYTTRERPIVNTRDEAHADPARWRRLHVITSDSSVLAVTTLLRMGSMAALLSLVEGYPQRARALAQRLALADPVAALKDFSHDPTLQARCRLVEGGSASALEIQRAFLDEIRVVAGTGADEETQEVLSLWGEALDALERGPQHAAHLVEWCAKLMVLEHLRSRYGCEWDDPRLRAADLRFSALDPAVSLAAALERNGTVRRVVEDGAVRRAVESAPADTRAGGRAALFEAFPDHVWAAGWTSLVVDTDARNLLRVSLPDPAYPTTADVERALAQARGTGGGASPDIAAVLGVLGVEVPEEPTIYAWDEGYYGQGDSEEE, encoded by the coding sequence ATGATCACGGTACGCAGGATCATGGGCGTGGAGACCGAGTACGCCCTGGTCGATCGCGACGACCTGACCGCCGACCCCGACGGCCTCGCCCGCCGGCTCCTGTTCGCCTACGCCCGCCACGCCGCTGCCCAGGGCCAGCCGGCATCCCAGCATGTGCCGGCGGATACCGGGCGAGTCCTTCTGGAGGGCGCGGGCTGCCGCTTCGACTACTCCGGGGAGCTCCCCACCCGCGACGCCCGGGACGGGGCCGATCATGAGCTGCCCGCCGAGGCCCGCACGGAGGAGGAGGCGGGCGCCGTCCTGACGGGGACCGCCCTGACCAGCGCTGACCTGACCGGATCCGCCTCGGCCCGTCCCAGTCTGGCCGGCTCGCCCACCCGCTGGATCAGGCGGGTCAATGCCTTTGAGTCCCACTACTACCGGGGGTCGGCCAGCCACGCGGTCAACGGTGCCCGGCTGTATGTGGACCACACCCACCCCGAGTACTCCTCCCCTGAGGTCATCGGGCCCCGCCAGGCGGCCCTGTACGACATGGCCGGCGACCTGCTCATGCACCGCGCCGAGGCCGCACTGAGCCAGGAGCGGGGCTCGCGCATCCAGGTCATCAAGAACAACACCGACGGGCGCGGCTCCGCCTGGGGCGCCCACGAGAACTATGCCGTGGACCGGGAGGTGGACTGGGAGTTGCTGACCGCCGTCCTGCTCCCCTTCCTCGCCACCCGTCAGGTCATCGGCGGGTCCGGGCGGATCGGGCTGGGGCCCGAGAGCCAGGCCCCGGGCTTCCAGATCTTCCAGCGCGCCGACTACGTCGAGCAGGAGATCTCGCTCTACACCACGCGCGAGCGTCCCATCGTCAACACCCGCGACGAGGCCCATGCGGACCCGGCGCGCTGGCGGCGCCTGCACGTCATCACCTCCGACTCCTCGGTGCTGGCCGTGACCACCCTGCTGCGGATGGGCTCGATGGCGGCCCTGCTGTCCCTGGTGGAGGGCTACCCGCAGCGCGCCCGGGCGCTGGCGCAGCGATTGGCGCTGGCCGACCCGGTCGCCGCCCTGAAGGACTTCTCCCATGACCCCACTCTCCAGGCGCGCTGCCGCCTGGTGGAGGGAGGGAGCGCCTCGGCCCTGGAGATCCAGCGCGCCTTCCTCGACGAGATCCGAGTCGTGGCCGGGACGGGGGCTGATGAGGAGACCCAGGAGGTCCTGAGCCTGTGGGGCGAGGCCCTTGACGCCCTGGAGCGCGGCCCGCAGCACGCCGCCCATCTGGTGGAGTGGTGCGCCAAGCTGATGGTGCTGGAGCACCTGCGCTCGCGCTACGGCTGCGAGTGGGACGATCCGCGCCTGCGCGCTGCCGACCTGCGGTTCAGCGCCCTCGACCCAGCCGTCAGCCTGGCCGCGGCTCTGGAGCGCAACGGCACTGTGCGGCGCGTGGTGGAGGACGGCGCCGTGCGGCGAGCAGTGGAGAGCGCACCGGCTGACACCCGCGCCGGTGGCCGGGCCGCGCTGTTCGAGGCCTTCCCCGACCACGTCTGGGCGGCGGGCTGGACCTCCCTGGTCGTGGACACCGATGCCAGGAACCTGCTGCGCGTCAGCCTGCCCGATCCCGCCTACCCCACCACCGCCGACGTCGAGCGGGCGCTCGCCCAGGCCCGGGGGACCGGTGGCGGTGCCAGTCCTGATATCGCGGCCGTCCTGGGGGTGCTGGGGGTTGAGGTGCCCGAGGAGCCCACCATCTACGCCTGGGACGAGGGCTACTACGGGCAGGGCGACAGCGAGGAGGAGTGA
- a CDS encoding acyl carrier protein, whose product MTKLDSSQRAELHDKVCDILEVDPVKVADDTLFEDLGADSMLALEILALLDRDYNLNLDNSLLAEMTCMNSIYAIVDKHG is encoded by the coding sequence ATGACCAAGCTAGACAGCAGCCAGCGCGCCGAACTCCACGACAAGGTGTGCGACATTCTAGAAGTCGACCCTGTTAAGGTAGCTGACGACACACTATTTGAAGATCTCGGAGCCGATTCGATGTTGGCACTTGAGATTCTTGCACTCCTGGATCGAGATTACAACCTGAACCTTGACAACAGCCTGCTCGCCGAGATGACGTGTATGAACAGTATTTATGCTATCGTAGATAAGCATGGCTGA
- the rsgA gene encoding ribosome small subunit-dependent GTPase A, with amino-acid sequence MARRDIGTDDPRVRVRPSKGSRPRTKLRPAHADAMPGMVTRIDRGHYRIRLEDPALTDDGGGDITAMKARELGRGKVVVGDRVGVVGDVSGRDGTLARMVRIEERTTLLRRSAEDAEATRSTGSAGAERPIVANAQALVIVTAVADPAPRPRMIDRCLVAAYEAGMEPILVLTKSDLADAAPLLSLYRPLGVRAYSTRLGHSPRPERAAHDGVEAVRAALTGRTSVLVGHSGVGKSTLINALVPGADRATGRVNEVTGRGRHTSTSLQALQLPDGGWVIDTPGVRSFGVAHVGSAEVLRGFPDLAEAAQDCPRGCSHEAGALDCALDEWAGAPALPEGATEAPEGPRAAAPDTYQRSQRLDSFRRLLAPALAAEDPTRP; translated from the coding sequence ATGGCCCGGCGCGACATCGGCACCGACGACCCCCGCGTGCGCGTGCGGCCCTCGAAGGGCTCGCGCCCCCGCACCAAGCTGCGCCCCGCCCACGCCGACGCCATGCCCGGCATGGTCACCCGCATCGACCGCGGCCACTACCGGATCCGCCTGGAGGACCCCGCGCTGACCGACGACGGCGGCGGCGACATCACCGCCATGAAGGCGCGCGAGCTCGGCCGGGGCAAGGTGGTGGTGGGCGACCGGGTGGGCGTCGTCGGCGATGTCAGCGGCCGGGACGGCACCCTGGCCCGGATGGTGCGCATCGAGGAGCGCACCACCCTCCTGCGGCGCAGCGCCGAGGACGCTGAGGCCACCAGGTCCACCGGGTCCGCCGGCGCCGAGCGCCCCATCGTCGCCAACGCCCAGGCCCTGGTCATCGTCACCGCCGTGGCCGACCCCGCCCCGCGGCCCCGCATGATCGACCGCTGCCTGGTGGCCGCCTACGAGGCCGGCATGGAGCCCATCCTCGTGCTCACCAAGTCGGACCTGGCCGACGCCGCCCCCCTGCTGTCCCTTTACCGCCCCCTGGGGGTGCGCGCCTACTCCACCCGCCTGGGGCACTCTCCCCGGCCTGAGCGGGCCGCCCATGACGGGGTGGAGGCCGTGCGCGCGGCCCTGACCGGGCGAACCTCGGTGCTGGTGGGCCATTCCGGGGTCGGCAAGTCCACCCTCATCAACGCCCTGGTGCCCGGGGCCGATCGGGCCACAGGCCGCGTCAACGAGGTCACCGGCCGCGGCCGGCACACCTCCACCAGCCTCCAGGCACTCCAGCTTCCCGACGGCGGCTGGGTCATCGACACCCCCGGCGTGCGCTCATTCGGGGTCGCCCATGTGGGCAGCGCCGAGGTGCTGCGCGGCTTCCCCGACCTGGCCGAGGCCGCCCAGGACTGCCCCCGCGGCTGCAGCCATGAGGCCGGCGCCCTGGACTGCGCCCTCGACGAGTGGGCCGGCGCCCCCGCCCTTCCGGAAGGCGCCACCGAGGCGCCCGAGGGCCCACGGGCCGCCGCCCCGGACACTTATCAGCGATCGCAGCGCCTGGACTCCTTCCGCCGACTCCTGGCCCCCGCCCTGGCGGCCGAGGACCCCACCCGTCCCTGA
- a CDS encoding IS5 family transposase, with translation MVSVDACARHDLTDAQWELLEPLLPAPPSRGRPRRYGLRSMIDAVRWRTRVGAPWRDVPARYGPWWRAYALYRAWQADGTWERIEAALVARADAAGKIAWRVSVDSTTCRAHVHAAGARRDSALRVDGEPADHALGASRGGWSTKVHAAVDARCGVLARLLTAGQVGDCPMMVPVLEAIGVARTGPGRPRKRPERVLADKAYSSRANRAWLVAHHIRATIPVKADQAANRARRGSRGGRPPAFDPIAYKDRNTVERCFGHLKQHRAFATRYDKLAMRYQATTHIASINHWLKRLT, from the coding sequence ATGGTGAGTGTAGATGCCTGTGCCCGCCATGACCTGACCGACGCCCAGTGGGAGCTGCTTGAGCCGCTGCTTCCGGCCCCGCCATCTCGTGGCAGGCCCCGCCGTTACGGGCTGCGGTCCATGATCGACGCCGTGCGCTGGCGCACCAGGGTCGGGGCTCCGTGGCGCGACGTGCCCGCCCGCTACGGGCCCTGGTGGAGGGCCTACGCCCTGTACCGGGCCTGGCAGGCCGACGGGACCTGGGAACGGATCGAGGCGGCCCTGGTCGCCAGGGCCGATGCCGCCGGGAAGATCGCCTGGCGGGTGTCGGTGGACTCCACCACCTGCCGGGCCCACGTGCACGCCGCCGGGGCCCGCAGGGACAGTGCCCTGCGGGTGGACGGTGAGCCCGCCGACCACGCGCTGGGGGCGTCCAGGGGCGGGTGGTCCACCAAGGTGCACGCTGCCGTGGACGCCCGGTGCGGCGTGCTGGCCCGCCTGCTCACCGCCGGCCAGGTCGGCGACTGCCCGATGATGGTCCCAGTCCTGGAGGCCATCGGGGTGGCCAGGACGGGTCCGGGCAGGCCCAGGAAGAGGCCCGAGAGGGTGCTGGCGGACAAGGCGTACTCATCACGGGCGAACCGCGCCTGGCTGGTCGCCCACCACATCCGGGCCACGATCCCCGTCAAGGCCGATCAGGCCGCCAACCGTGCGCGCCGCGGGTCGCGCGGCGGGCGCCCACCCGCCTTCGACCCCATCGCCTACAAGGACCGCAACACCGTCGAGCGCTGCTTTGGCCACCTCAAGCAGCACCGCGCCTTCGCCACCAGGTACGACAAGCTCGCCATGCGCTACCAGGCCACCACCCACATCGCCAGCATCAACCACTGGCTCAAACGACTTACATAA
- a CDS encoding transposase family protein yields MHYESTTGLCDEDIDELVGRIGEVLESRGQSLLGYCLGLRQQVELTLILARHNISQALAADMCGICQPTVSRIWRRMVPLATHVLAMSGICLSQAVAQGSLLLVDGTPIPTGNRPAAGRQVEKANYSGKHHAQCLNVQVAATTDGTLVAVSDPVPGSRHDSAALSLCGWDTILTGADWIADTAYTAHGALTPIKKTPGRERLEWEKEFNRAVSSTRAAIEHTIATLKKWKILSTGYRHRLAELPSIITLITKLELYRTGW; encoded by the coding sequence ATGCATTACGAGTCTACCACGGGGCTGTGCGATGAGGATATTGATGAGCTTGTCGGGCGCATCGGTGAGGTGCTCGAATCTCGGGGCCAGAGTCTATTGGGCTACTGCCTGGGGCTTAGGCAGCAGGTGGAGCTGACCTTGATTCTGGCGCGCCATAACATCTCCCAGGCCCTGGCCGCCGACATGTGCGGCATCTGCCAGCCCACCGTCTCCAGGATCTGGAGACGCATGGTGCCCCTGGCCACCCACGTGCTGGCCATGAGCGGGATCTGCCTGTCCCAGGCAGTGGCCCAGGGCAGCCTGCTGCTCGTTGATGGCACGCCGATCCCCACCGGCAACAGGCCCGCTGCCGGCAGGCAGGTCGAAAAGGCCAACTACTCGGGCAAGCACCATGCCCAGTGCCTGAATGTCCAGGTCGCCGCCACCACTGACGGCACTCTGGTGGCGGTCTCGGACCCGGTGCCCGGCTCACGCCACGACAGCGCCGCCTTGAGCCTGTGCGGCTGGGACACGATCCTCACCGGCGCCGATTGGATCGCCGATACCGCGTATACCGCTCATGGCGCACTGACCCCCATCAAGAAGACACCGGGCAGGGAACGCCTGGAATGGGAGAAAGAGTTCAACAGGGCCGTGTCATCCACGCGCGCCGCCATCGAGCACACCATCGCCACGCTGAAGAAATGGAAGATCCTATCCACCGGCTACCGCCACCGCCTGGCAGAGCTCCCCAGCATCATCACCCTGATCACCAAACTCGAACTCTACAGAACAGGCTGGTAA
- the aroA gene encoding 3-phosphoshikimate 1-carboxyvinyltransferase, whose amino-acid sequence MHHASLDAPPWPAPSAPGPLNAVVELPGSKSLSARALVLAAIAAEPSTITGVLRARDTELMIAALTTLGARFEEAGSPTRLRVTPAPLPFPVSRAPAQPGQAARIDCGLAGTVMRFIPPLAALADAPVLLDGDEAARARPLGPLLEAITALGATVDYQGRPGHLPALITPSPAEQARPGEAHPPLLLPVDSSASSQFLSALLLAAPLLPGGAAITPTGPVPSLPHVAMTVASLRDRGVVVDEPADPLPDLPDGSRTWTVHPGRPHGGEIAIEPDLSNAGPFLAAALVAGGQVTVPHWPAPTTQAGDAWRCILPAMGGALEAPPGPQGAGTAVRATGTGRLRGIDVDLSQVGELAPTVAALAALAAHQGHPSRLRGIAHLRGHETDRLAALAAEITRLGGSARAEPDALVIEPATLHGALLRSYADHRMATFAAIIGLAIEGVELDDVECTSKTLPGFTGLWDSMLATARGQ is encoded by the coding sequence GTGCACCATGCCTCGCTCGACGCCCCGCCCTGGCCCGCGCCGTCGGCCCCAGGGCCCCTCAACGCCGTGGTGGAGCTTCCCGGCTCCAAGTCGCTGTCCGCCAGGGCGCTGGTCCTGGCAGCCATCGCGGCCGAGCCGAGCACCATCACCGGCGTGCTGCGCGCGCGCGACACCGAGCTGATGATCGCCGCCCTGACCACGCTCGGCGCGCGCTTCGAGGAGGCCGGCTCCCCCACCCGCCTGCGGGTGACCCCCGCGCCCCTCCCCTTCCCCGTCAGCCGTGCCCCAGCGCAGCCCGGCCAGGCCGCCCGCATCGACTGCGGCCTGGCCGGCACCGTCATGCGCTTCATCCCCCCACTGGCCGCATTGGCCGACGCCCCCGTTCTTCTCGACGGCGATGAGGCCGCCCGCGCCCGCCCCCTGGGCCCCCTGCTCGAGGCCATCACCGCGCTGGGCGCAACCGTCGACTATCAGGGGCGGCCCGGGCACCTGCCCGCCCTCATCACCCCCTCCCCCGCCGAGCAGGCCCGCCCGGGCGAGGCGCACCCGCCCCTGCTCCTGCCCGTCGACTCCTCCGCCTCCTCCCAGTTCCTCTCCGCCCTGCTGCTGGCCGCCCCCCTGCTGCCCGGCGGCGCCGCCATCACCCCCACCGGGCCGGTGCCCTCCCTGCCGCATGTGGCCATGACCGTCGCCTCCCTGCGAGACAGGGGCGTCGTCGTCGACGAGCCGGCCGACCCTCTCCCCGACCTCCCCGACGGCTCGCGCACCTGGACCGTCCACCCCGGCCGCCCCCACGGCGGAGAGATCGCCATCGAGCCGGACCTGTCCAATGCCGGCCCCTTCCTGGCCGCCGCACTCGTGGCCGGCGGCCAGGTCACCGTCCCGCACTGGCCCGCCCCCACCACCCAGGCCGGGGACGCCTGGCGCTGTATCCTGCCGGCCATGGGCGGGGCGCTCGAGGCTCCTCCCGGGCCGCAGGGCGCCGGCACCGCCGTCCGGGCAACCGGCACCGGGCGCCTTCGCGGCATCGACGTCGACCTGTCCCAGGTCGGCGAGCTCGCCCCCACCGTGGCGGCACTAGCCGCACTGGCTGCCCACCAGGGCCATCCCAGCCGCCTGCGCGGCATCGCCCACCTGCGCGGCCATGAGACCGACCGCCTGGCCGCCCTGGCCGCCGAGATCACCCGCCTGGGCGGCTCGGCCCGGGCCGAGCCCGACGCCCTGGTCATCGAGCCCGCCACCCTGCACGGGGCGCTTCTGCGCTCCTACGCCGACCACCGCATGGCCACCTTCGCCGCCATCATCGGCCTGGCCATCGAGGGGGTCGAGCTCGACGACGTCGAGTGCACCTCCAAGACCCTGCCGGGCTTCACCGGCCTGTGGGACAGCATGCTCGCCACAGCCAGGGGGCAGTGA
- a CDS encoding MaoC/PaaZ C-terminal domain-containing protein — protein sequence MSYDAVQVSVGDEVPEQEIRLHRVDLMRYCGACGDFTGTHWNEKIAKEVGLTNVISHGTLNIATAVRAIADYFGPAMEFMEYSVSNFSTPVVVPDDERGGGFRVSGKVESVEQNMVTIRLYAALPDTGKVMTGVRVHMRICG from the coding sequence ATGAGTTATGATGCAGTGCAAGTATCGGTCGGAGACGAAGTTCCGGAGCAGGAGATACGACTCCATAGAGTCGACCTGATGAGATACTGTGGAGCATGCGGTGACTTTACTGGGACACACTGGAACGAAAAGATTGCTAAAGAAGTCGGACTAACAAACGTCATATCCCATGGCACCCTTAACATCGCTACAGCTGTACGGGCAATAGCGGACTACTTTGGGCCTGCCATGGAGTTTATGGAGTATTCGGTATCGAACTTTTCAACCCCAGTCGTAGTACCGGACGACGAAAGAGGAGGGGGATTCCGAGTTTCCGGAAAAGTGGAATCGGTTGAACAAAACATGGTGACAATTCGTCTCTACGCAGCGCTTCCTGACACCGGAAAAGTCATGACCGGCGTGAGAGTGCACATGCGCATCTGTGGATAG
- a CDS encoding IS30 family transposase, which yields MAGHWEGDLIIGKNVASCAATLVERVSGLAGLLALASKHAEPTAEAVIEYFNELPKMMRASLAWDRGSEMAQHARITLATQMPVYFADPHSPWQRPSNENTNRLIRAYLPKGTTIPDHQPYLTSIAEEINNRPRRRLGYLTPTEAFTRLLNDQPPVAPTP from the coding sequence GTGGCGGGGCACTGGGAAGGCGACCTGATCATCGGGAAGAATGTTGCCTCGTGCGCCGCGACCCTGGTGGAACGAGTGAGCGGGTTGGCCGGGCTACTGGCCCTGGCCTCCAAGCACGCCGAGCCCACCGCCGAGGCGGTGATCGAGTACTTCAACGAGCTACCAAAGATGATGCGAGCCTCTCTGGCCTGGGACCGGGGCAGCGAGATGGCCCAGCACGCCAGGATCACGCTGGCCACACAGATGCCGGTCTACTTCGCCGATCCCCACTCACCCTGGCAGCGACCCAGCAACGAGAACACCAACCGCCTCATCCGCGCCTACCTCCCCAAAGGCACCACCATCCCCGACCACCAGCCCTACCTGACCAGCATCGCCGAGGAGATCAACAACCGCCCCCGCCGCCGCCTGGGCTACCTCACCCCCACCGAAGCCTTCACCCGACTCCTCAACGATCAACCCCCCGTTGCTCCCACGCCTTGA
- a CDS encoding FAS1-like dehydratase domain-containing protein — MKVFNRDFLGRTHGPDGPYEVSREKIRDYAIATGETNPIYYDAAAAQHLGYEDVIAPPSFMVCLFFRYGGWPLYDPEFGKKKQPVCVHRAQKVKIYRQIIPGDELWQTTTITDIREVSIHDEFTMRHEITDNDGRPVAEVTNTILSRNIEI; from the coding sequence ATGAAAGTTTTCAATAGGGACTTTTTGGGGCGCACACATGGTCCGGATGGCCCATATGAAGTGAGCCGCGAAAAAATTCGCGACTATGCTATTGCAACCGGAGAAACAAACCCCATCTACTACGATGCTGCCGCGGCCCAGCATCTAGGATATGAGGACGTAATCGCACCTCCGAGTTTCATGGTGTGCCTTTTCTTTCGATATGGAGGATGGCCTTTGTATGATCCGGAATTTGGGAAGAAAAAGCAGCCAGTTTGTGTGCATCGAGCACAGAAGGTTAAGATCTATCGACAAATCATTCCTGGGGACGAACTGTGGCAAACCACGACCATCACTGACATTAGAGAAGTGTCGATTCATGATGAATTCACAATGCGACATGAGATTACCGACAATGACGGAAGACCTGTCGCCGAAGTAACCAATACCATTCTGTCTCGAAATATTGAAATCTAA